In Methanomassiliicoccales archaeon, the genomic stretch GGCCACGCTTGCACTTACTGAGGTGAGCAGACCCGAGGAATTTGGAATAGTTGAGATAGATGAGCTCGGGAAAATACTAAGATTTAAGGAAAAACCAGCTAAAGAAGAGATTTTTTCAAATCTTGTCAATGCTGGGATTTACGTGCTTGAGAGGGGAGTTTTGGAGGAGATACCCTTCGAAGAGAAATTCGATTTTTCGAAAAACCTCTTTCCAAAGCTTTTGGCGAATGGGAGAGGAGTTTATGGGTACAAGATTTCAGGCTTGTGGAAAGATATAGGAAGACCGTTTGATCTACTAGAAGCAAACCTCCTCATGGCACAGCGCATTAACAGGCAATCTGAAAAGGCAATCTATGGCGCGCAAATCGAGCGCGATCAGGGGGGAAATGTTGAGCCCCTAGAAGATTCTTTTCTTGGAAGGGATGTGAGACTCGGCTCTACTTCAAGAATCACTTCTTCGGTCATTGGTAGAGAGAGCACGATTGGGGAGAGAACAGAGATCATCGATTCCCTTATACTCGCGCGCTGCACAATTTTTGAAGAATGCATGATTGAGCATTGCGTTGTAGGCGAGGGTTGTGTCATTGGTCCTCGTGTCAATATCTCGGGGTGCGTTCTAGGTGATGGCGTGCTGGTTGAAGGGCCTCTCTCCTTAAAAGACGTCGTAAAGGAACCTTAGTTGGGGGCAATATGTTCTCTCAAAATCGGTATACTTTGTCGTTTCTGTTAAATAGTAGTTTATGAATCGCCCCCAAGTGAAGGCCAAATACGAAGCAGCGCTCATCGCAGCAGGCTTCATCTGGGGTACTTCGTTTGTTTCGGCAAAGATAGGCGTTGAAAGTATCGATCCTTTCCTCTTCTCATTTCTGCGCTTTCTATTTGCTTCGATTCTTTTTATCATCGTTCTCTTAATCTTTGGAAAATTCGATTTGAGACTTTTTGGCGATAAGCTCATATGGGCTATCGCAGGTTTCAATTCGGTCGCACTGGAGCTGCAGCATCTTGGCATGACAATGACTACCGCGACGAACGCAGTGTTGCTTGTCGATATCAATGTGGTCTTTGTCGCAATTTTGGCTTTCTTCATACTTTCTGAACGAATAACGCTGAGTGTAATTTGTGGTCTAATTCTTGGTCTCTTGGGTGTCGTGGTAGTATCAACGAACGGTGATCTTTCATTAGTACTATCAGGAAGTTTCTCTGGAAACGCCCTAGTCTTTGCGGCTGGTATACTATGGGCGTTCTACATAGTCTATCAGAAAAAAGTGCTTATGAAGGAAATAGACGTTCTTTTGGTGACATCAAATGTCATTCTTGCGACAACAATCATTCTATTTCCGCTAACTCTGATCTTCGTTCACGATTACACATTGAATTTGATTGGTTTGGAGAGTTCTTTATATACTGGAATTCTGTGCACCGCCTTGGCCTTTTTCCTTTATAATTTCGGTC encodes the following:
- a CDS encoding NDP-sugar synthase; its protein translation is MKKINQAVILAGGEGQRLRPLTNTRPKPLLPVLDRPCLDYVIESLARAGITDIFLTCSYRSSDIVDAVGNGEKLGVNIIYSFEEEPMGTAGAVKLLQDKLDERFIVASGDVLADVDITALVNFHDEKSAEATLALTEVSRPEEFGIVEIDELGKILRFKEKPAKEEIFSNLVNAGIYVLERGVLEEIPFEEKFDFSKNLFPKLLANGRGVYGYKISGLWKDIGRPFDLLEANLLMAQRINRQSEKAIYGAQIERDQGGNVEPLEDSFLGRDVRLGSTSRITSSVIGRESTIGERTEIIDSLILARCTIFEECMIEHCVVGEGCVIGPRVNISGCVLGDGVLVEGPLSLKDVVKEP
- a CDS encoding DMT family transporter produces the protein MNRPQVKAKYEAALIAAGFIWGTSFVSAKIGVESIDPFLFSFLRFLFASILFIIVLLIFGKFDLRLFGDKLIWAIAGFNSVALELQHLGMTMTTATNAVLLVDINVVFVAILAFFILSERITLSVICGLILGLLGVVVVSTNGDLSLVLSGSFSGNALVFAAGILWAFYIVYQKKVLMKEIDVLLVTSNVILATTIILFPLTLIFVHDYTLNLIGLESSLYTGILCTALAFFLYNFGLRGTGATMASIILLLEIVFAMLFAFIVLNEVPSYITLIGGVLIIAAILLVSFKRNENEKGD